In the Nocardioides marmotae genome, GTCGGTCCAGGCGAGCGGGTCGTCGGCGTTCTTGCCGCCCTCCGGCGCGGGGATCGGGGCGTTGCCGTTCCCGGCACCGTCGCCGTTCCCGGCGCCGTCGCCGGCCCCCTCGGAGGGCTGACCCGAAGGCTGCTCGGAAGGCTCGGCCGACGGGCTGGAGCTGCTGTCGGCCGAGGGCAGGCTCTTGGCGAAGCCGACCGGCGGGCGGTTGTTGCTGCCCTGCTGGGCGCCGTCGCCGTTGCCCTGACCGTTGCCCTTGCCGTTGCCCTTGCCCTGGCCGTCGCCGTTGCCCTGGCCGTTGCCGTTGTTCGGGTCGATCTGCACCGACGAACCGTCGGGCAGACCGCCGCCCACGTTGGGGTCGATCACGGGGCCGGCGCCGCCGCCGGCGCACGGGCCGGGGTCGAAGTCGGAGCAGGCGACGAGGCGGAAGCGCAGCTGCGCCTGCCGCTTGACGGTCTCGAGGAGGTCGCGGCGCGAGCTGCCGGGGATCTCGACGACGATGATGTTGCTGCCCTCGGTCACCACGTCGGCCTCGGCGACACCGGAGCCGTTGACTCGGTCGTCGATGATCTGGCGGGCCTGCTCCATGCTGTCGTCGGCCGGGTCGCTGTCGGTGGCGACGAGGGTGATGCGCGTGCCGCCCTGGAGGTCCAGGCCGAGCTCGGGCTTCCAGCTGCCGCCGAGGGCGACCAAGCCGTAGAGCAGCGCCGTGCCGAGGAAGAACACCACCAGGGTGCGTCCCGGGCGAGGCTTGCGTGCCATGTCAGATCTCCTCCGGCTCGCCGGCAGCGGCGGGCCCTGGCTGGGTGACGGTTCCGATCGCGCCGCGGGCGACGGTCACGACGACGCCCTCGGCCAGCTGGATCCGTGCGGTGTCGTCGTCGAGGTCGCGGATCGTGCCGAGGAAGCCCGAGGTCAGGACGACCTCGTCACCCACCTTCAACGACGACTGCATGCGGGTGAGTTCCTTCTGGCGCCGGGAAGCCGGCCTGATGATCAGGAGCCAGAAAAGGAGGGCGATGCCGACCAGCGGCAGCAGGGAGGCGAGCTCCACGACGAGACCTCTCGAGCGATGACGGGGAGGCCGCACACCCAGGTCACTCCCGGGGCGGCCGACGGGCAAGCATACCTACGGGGCGACCCGCGGGGACGAATCCCGCGGGGCCCGCGGTTCACTCCTCGAACAGGGCCGGCTCCCCCGCGGCGGCGGCCGGGACGGCGAGCCCGAGGTGCTCCCAGGCGGCCGGGGTGGCGATCCGGCCCCGCGGCGTACGTGCGAGGAACCCGTTGCGGACCAGGAACGGCTCGGCGACCTCCTCGACGGTCTCCCGCTCCTCCCCCACCGCGACGGCGAGGGTCGAGATGCCGACCGGCCCGCCACCGAAGCGGCGGCACAGCGCGTCCAGGACGGCGCGGTCGAGGCGGTCCAGGCCCAGCTCGTCGACCTCGTAGAGGTCGAGCGCGGCTTCAGCGACCGCCCGGGTGACCACGCCGTCGGCGCGGACCTGGGCGTAGTCGCGGACCCGGCGCAGCAGCCGGTTGGCGATCCGGGGCGTGCCGCGGGAGCGGGACGCGATCTCGGCGCTGCCCTCGTCGGTCAGGTCGACGCCGAGCAGGCCCGCGGAGCGGTGGACGATGAGGTCGAGCTCGTGGGGCTCGTAGAACTCCAGGTGGGCGGTGAAGCCGAACCGGTCGCGCAGGGGGCCCGGGAGCAGGCCGGCGCGGGTGGTCGCCCCGACCAGGGTGAACGGCGGCAGGTCGAGCGGGATCGCGGTGGCGCCGGGGCCCTTGCCGATGATGACGTCGACGCGGAAGTCCTCCATCGCCATGTAGAGCATCTCCTCGGCCGGGCGGGACATCCGGTGGATCTCGTCGACGAAGAGCACCTCGCCCTCGTTCATGCCGGACAAGATGGCGGCGAGGTCGCCGGCGTGGGTGATGGCCGGACCGCTGGTCAGCCGCAGCGGCGCGGCCATCTCGGCGGCGATGATCATCGCCAGCGTGGTCTTGCCCAGGCCCGGCGGGCCGCTGAGCAGGACGTGGTCGGGCGCGCGCCCCCGGCGGCGGGCGGCCTCCAGGACCAGGCCGAGCTGGTCGCGCACCCGGGCCTGGCCGACCACCTCGTCGAGGGTGCGGGGCCGCAGCGCCGCCTCGACCGCGCGCTCGTCGCCGTCGGCCTCCGCCGCGGTGATGGACCGCAGGTGGGTCTCCTCGGCCTCGGCGAGCTCGTCCTCGTGGAAGGGCACCGGGCTCAGGCCTTGCTGAGGGCGCGCAGGGCCGCGCGCAGGAGGGTGGCCACGTCGGGCGCGTCACCGGCGTCGGGGGCGACCGCGTCGACGGCCTTCTCGGCGTCCTTGGCCGACCAGCCGAGGCCGACCAGTCCCTGGTGCACCTGGTCGCGCCACGGCTCGGCGCTCGCCGCCGCCGGGGTGACGCCCGGGCCGACGGGCGGGCCGATCCGGTCCTTGAGCTCGAGGATGATCCGCTGGGCGCCCTTCTGCCCGATGCCGGGCACGCGGGTCAGGGTCTTGACGTCGTCGCTGGAGATCGCGCGGCGTACGTCGTCGGGGCTGAGCACCGCGACCATGGCCTGGGCGACCTTGGGGCCGACGCCGGAGGCGGTCTGCACGAGCTCGAAGATGCTCTTCTCGTCCTCGTCGGCGAACCCGAAGAGGGTCAGGGAGTCCTCCCGGACCACCATGCTGGTGGCGAGCGTCGCGCCCTGGCCGGCGCGCAGGCCGGCGAGCGTGCCGGGGGTGCACATCAGCTCCAGGCCGACCCCGCCGACCTCGAGCACCGCGCTGGTGAGGGTGACCCCGGCGACCTGGCCGCGGACGAAGGCGATCAACGTCGGTTCCTCCCCGCCGCCGCGAGGGCGGCGTCGATGCGTGCTTGGGCGCCTCCGCGCCAGATGTGGGTGATGGCCAGGGCGAGCGCGTCGGCCGCGTCGGCGGGCTTCGGCATCGCGTCGAGCCGCAGGATCCGCGTGACCATCGCCCCGACCTGCGCCTTGTCGGCCCGGCCGTTGCCGGAGACCGCGGCCTTGACCTCGCTCGGCGTGTGCAGCGCGATCGGCAGCCCGCGGCGGGCGGCGCAGACCATCGCGATGCCGCTGGCCTGCGCGGTGCCCATCACGGTGCTGACGTCGGAGCGGGCGAAGACGCGCTCGACGGCGACCGCGTCGGGCCGGTGCTCCTCGATCCAGGCGTCCACGCCCTTCTCGATGGTCACCAGCCGCTCGGCGACCGGCCGGTCGGCGCTGGTGCGCAGCACGTTGACGTCGACCAGGCTCAGCGGTCGCCCGACCGAGCCCTCCACGACCCCCATGCCGCACCGGGTCAGACCGGGGTCGATCCCGAGCACACGCATGGTCAGCCTTCCGTCGAACGTCTGTTCGGGAGGAACGCTACGGTGCGCCTCCGACGGACGTGCCACCGACACGCCGGACACGCCCGTCGAGGGCGTGCCCCGACGTACCGGAGGGGCAGCGCGGGTGGCCTCAGGCGTCCTCGAGCTCGGCCATCACGTCGGCGGGGACGTCGACGTTGCTGAAGACCTCCTGCACGTCGTCGAGGTCCTCGACGGCGTCGATGAGCTTGAAGACCTTCGTCGCGGCGGCCGCGTCGACGGGGATCTCCATCGTGGCGACGAACTGGGCGTCGGCGGAGTCGTAGTCGAGGCCTGCTGCCTGCAGCGCGGTGCGGACCGCGACGAGGTCGGTGGCCTCGGAGATCACCTGGAACTGCTCGCCGAGGTCGTTGACCTCCTCGGCGCCGGCGTCGAGGGTGGCCTCGAGGACGTCGTCCTCGGTGACCTCCTTGCCGTCCTGCTCCTTGGCCACGACGACCACGCCCTTGCGGTGGAACAGGCGCGAGACCGAGCCGGGGTCGGCCATCGTGCCGCCGTTGCGGGAGACGGCGGTGCGGACCTCCATCGCGGCGCGGTTCTTGTTGTCGGTCAGGCACTCGACGAGGATCCCGACGCCCTGCGCGCCGTAGACCTCGTACATGATCGTCTGGTAGTCCGCGCCGCCGGTCTCGGCACCGGAGCCGCGCTTGACGGCGCGGTCGATGTTGTCGTTGGGGACCGAGGACTTCTTGGCCTTCTGGATCGCGTCGTAGAGCGTCGGGTTGCCCGACGGGTCGCCACCGCCCATGCGGGCCGCGACCTCGACGTTCTTGATCAGCTTGGCGAACATCTTGCCGCGCTTGGCGTCGATGGCGGCCTTCTTGTGCTTCGTGGTCGCCCACTTGGAGTGGCCTGACATGCGTCCCTCTTCCCGCGCCGGTCGTGTGAGGTGCAGGCCCCTGCACCGACCGACGATCCTACCGGCCGCTCAGCCGGCGATCTCCACGAACATCCGGTGGACCCGGCCGTCGCCGCCGACCTCGGGGTGGAAGGAGGTCGCCAGCAGGGCCCCCTGGCGTACGGCGACGGGGTGGCCGGCCGCGACGGCGAGGACCTCCACGCCGGGCCCGGCCTCCTCGACCCAGGGCGCCCGGATGAACACGGCGTGCACCGGGTCGGCGAGCCCGGCGAGGTCCAGGTCGGTCTCGAAGGAGTCGACCTGCCGGCCGAAGGCGTTGCGCCGCACGGTCACGTCGAGGCCACCGACGCTCTCCTGGCCGGCGACGCCGTCGCGGACCCGGTCGGCGAGCAGGATCATCCCCGCGCACGTCCCGAAGGCCGGCATGCCGCCGGCGACGCGCGCCCGCAGCGGCTCGAGCAGCTCGAAGGTGCGCAACAGCCGCGCCATGGTGGTCGACTCCCCGCCGGGCAGGACCAGCCCGTCGACCGCCGCGAGCTCCTCGGGGCGGCGGACGGTGGTCGCCCGCGCCCCCAGGTCGGTCAGGGCCCGGACGTGCTCGCGGACGTCGCCTTGGAGGGCGAGGACTCCGATGGTGGGTGGCACGATCCATCAGCGTAGGACGCTGACCCCAGGTGGATCACCACTGGCTGCACCGGAACGAGAGGCCCTGGAAGATGGTGCGGCTGATCGCCCCGTCGGACGTCCATCCCCCGGCTGGCGTGACGCCACGGATCTCGACGTCGATGTCCCCGGTGTAGAGGCCCAGACCGAGAACCGACTTCTCCAGCGTGTGGGTGCTCTCCGCTACGACGGTCGACCACGAACGCTCCTGGGAGAGCAAGGGCTTCCAGCTGACCCGGACGCGGTAGCGCTGATTGCTCGGGGCGCTCGCGACCGGTGTCCAGCTCAGCAGCACGGTGCCGCTGCTGCTTCGCCCGTTCTCGCATCCCACCGAACCCGTGGGCGAACCCACCTGGAGCGCGGAGAACGTGCCGGTCGCGACCGTCGGTCCGTCGGTGAAAGCTGCCTGGGTGCCGGCGGCGGCCGAGCCCAGCACGCCGGCGCAGGTCACGAGCAGCAGGATGACCATCGCGGCCAGACGCGGACTCTTCCCTGAACCGGCGCGATGCCTCCGCCTCATTTCGCGACCTGGGTGGCATGGATGACGAGCGAAGCACTCCCCGGCTTGCCCTGAAGGTCGTTCCCGGCGTTGCTGTTCAGCCGTGCGACGACGCAGATGGTCTCGCTCGCACCGATCCCGAGCGACCGCTTCACCACGAGCGCGGACGGCGTCGCGGTGAGACGGGTGGTGTTCTGGTCGGTGGCGACGGTGGCACCGCACGAACCCCGGCGGTCTCCCCCGGCGACCGTCCCGGTGTTGGCTGCGTCGACCCCGACGGCCACCGAGTACTGGAGGCCGTTTGCACCGGCGAGCGCCCCGGTCCCGGTGCCGCTGATGTCGTAGACGAGGGGAAGGGACCCCACGTTCTTCACCGGGAAGGACGCGGCCACGCTCTCGCCGGGGAGCATGTTCTGCAGAGCCAGGGCTCCCAGCGTCGTGGAGCCGCCGTTGTTCGAGGGGCCCGCGAGCTGGCCGTTCACGGTGATGTCCAGCGATCCGGACTGGAAGTCGCCGCTGGACACCGTGGCCCGGTCGGTCCAGAAGGCGAAGGTCCCCTGGCCGCCCATGAGGACGACGACGGCGCCGAGGAGCGCGGCGGTCGCGATCGCGGCCCGGCGGCGGCGGGGTGGCCGCTCGAGGCGGTGGGCTGCGTGCTTCATGTGTCGCTCCTCTCGAGGTGTCGGGCTGGTCCTGCGGGTCAGTGCGTGGCGCGGCGGGCGGGCCGTGGCTCGCGCCTGGTGCGACGTCGGTCGCGCGCCTCGCCGGTGAACAGGCCGAGGGCGTAGAGGATGAGGGCGGTCGCCACGCCGTGCACGGCGAGCTGGCGCTGGTCGCCGGTGAGGACGTTGTTGGCGTAGCCGAGCTTCGGCAGCGAGTACCAGAGCACGCCGCGCACCGACTCCGCCGGCCGCCAGCCCTCGTCGGGGGTCTCGTTGGCGTCACCCTGGGTGAGGAACTCCGGCCGGCCCTCCGGGCCCGGCCGGACCGCGATCACCCGATGCGTGACGACCTGCGGCTTGCCGGACTCGATCTGGAAGGTGACGACCTCCCCGATCCTGATGTCCTCGGCCGGCGTCGGTCGGGTGACGATCAGGGTGCCGGGCGGTAGGCCCGGCTCCATCGAACCGGTCAGCACCGTGAACGGCGTGCCGCCGGCGATCCGAGGCACGAGGACCGCGGCGGTCAGCACGCCGAGCAGCGCCAGGATGAGGACCCAGTTGAGGACCTGGGCCACGAACCCCAGCACGGAACCCCGGCGGGACCCATGCCCCGGGTCCGGTGCGGACGAAGCCGGTGGACGCGACGGGCGGGCCGAGGCCGACGCAGCACCCGCCGCCGGACCGAGCTTGCGCGCAGGCCGTGCGGGCGCGCCGCGCAGGGACACGGCGTCCCAGGCGTGGCTGCTCATGACTGCTGCTCCCGAGCTCGTCGGATCAGACCGGCGGGGTGGTCGGGCTCGGGGTGGTCGGGGCCGGGGCCGGGCTCGGGGTCGGGAATGCGTCGCTCTGGATCAGGGTGACGACGTACTCCGTCAGGTCGAGCGTGCTCGACTGAGAGTTGTTGTCCGCCACACTGCCGAACGGGAAGTCCACCGTGATGGTCACGCCGACGACGTTCCCGTCATTGCCCTCGTCGAGGGTCGCAGGACCGGTGAAAGCATCTGGGCCCAGCGTGAAGACGGCGTCAACGTCGAGCACGCCCGCCAAGGTTCCCGTGGCCGTCCCCGGGGTGACCGAGAGCTCGGCAGCCAGGTCGTCCCCCTCCGCCTCGACGACGTAGGTGGCACCCGAGAAGACGAACACGTCGCCGGGGACGGCAACGACGTCCACCGGGTTGGCAACAGCGACGCCGTTGTGGGTCCAGCTCCCAGCCCCATCCTGCTCGAGGCTCAGACGGCCCGAGTTCACCGTGCCGGCCCCGTCCTTGACCTCTGACTGCCAGTAGGCCAGCGACCCGGCCCCACCCATCAGCAGGACGGCAGCGGTTCCGGCGGCGAGAGCACCCTTGGCGGTCTTGTTCATCGTCGTTCCTTCGTTAGTCGAGCTACCGGTCCTCCCGGCGGCAACTGCATTCCACCGCGCCGACCCGAAGGAGCTGTCTGGTGTGGCTCAACGTCGCCCCAAGAAACGCGCAAGTTCGCTGCGGGAGCCGCGGGCGCCCACAGGAGATCCAGTTGAGTCCCCGATAGTGGTGTAGCGCGGTCGCCGAGTTCGTCCCTGTCGTGGACGTAGACGCGGCCACCGCGTGATCCTTCGAGTTCGCCTCTCACAGCTCTCTCGAACGGACCATCACGATGACCGCTCCGCACATTGTCGACCCTGCTGGCCTGCTCGGCGAAGCCCTCGCTGAGGCTTCGCCCGATCTGATGCGCAGCCTGCTGCAGTCGATCATCAATGCCTTGCTCTGCGCTGATGCCGACGCCGTCGTCGGTGCCGAGTGGGGCCGCCCCTCGGCCTCCCGGACAACGCAGCGCAACGGCTACCGCCACCGCGACCTGGACACCCGGGTCGGCACGATCGACGTGGCGATTCCCAAGCTCCGCAAAGGCACCTACTTCCCCGAGTGGCTCCTCGAGCGCCGCAAGCGCGCAGAGTCCGCGCTGATCACCGTGGTGGCCGACTGCTACCTCGCCGGCGTCAGCACCCGGCGCATGGACAAGCTGGTCAAGACGCTCGGCATCGACGGGCTGTCGAAGTCCCAGGTCTCCCGGATGGCGGCCGACCTGGACTCGATCGTCGAAGACTTCCGCCACCGCCCGCTGGGCGACGCAGGACCGTTCACGTTCCTCACCGCCGACGCGCTCACCATGAAGGTCCGCGAGGGCGGCCGCGTCATCAATGCCGTCGTGCTCCTGGCCACTGGGGTGAACAACGATGGCCACCGCGAAGTGCTCGGCATGCGGGTCGCGACCGCCGAAACCGGAGCGGCGTGGAACGAGTTCTTCGCCGACCTTGT is a window encoding:
- the ruvA gene encoding Holliday junction branch migration protein RuvA, with amino-acid sequence MIAFVRGQVAGVTLTSAVLEVGGVGLELMCTPGTLAGLRAGQGATLATSMVVREDSLTLFGFADEDEKSIFELVQTASGVGPKVAQAMVAVLSPDDVRRAISSDDVKTLTRVPGIGQKGAQRIILELKDRIGPPVGPGVTPAAASAEPWRDQVHQGLVGLGWSAKDAEKAVDAVAPDAGDAPDVATLLRAALRALSKA
- a CDS encoding TasA family protein, which translates into the protein MKHAAHRLERPPRRRRAAIATAALLGAVVVLMGGQGTFAFWTDRATVSSGDFQSGSLDITVNGQLAGPSNNGGSTTLGALALQNMLPGESVAASFPVKNVGSLPLVYDISGTGTGALAGANGLQYSVAVGVDAANTGTVAGGDRRGSCGATVATDQNTTRLTATPSALVVKRSLGIGASETICVVARLNSNAGNDLQGKPGSASLVIHATQVAK
- a CDS encoding YebC/PmpR family DNA-binding transcriptional regulator, translating into MSGHSKWATTKHKKAAIDAKRGKMFAKLIKNVEVAARMGGGDPSGNPTLYDAIQKAKKSSVPNDNIDRAVKRGSGAETGGADYQTIMYEVYGAQGVGILVECLTDNKNRAAMEVRTAVSRNGGTMADPGSVSRLFHRKGVVVVAKEQDGKEVTEDDVLEATLDAGAEEVNDLGEQFQVISEATDLVAVRTALQAAGLDYDSADAQFVATMEIPVDAAAATKVFKLIDAVEDLDDVQEVFSNVDVPADVMAELEDA
- a CDS encoding IS256 family transposase, producing MTAPHIVDPAGLLGEALAEASPDLMRSLLQSIINALLCADADAVVGAEWGRPSASRTTQRNGYRHRDLDTRVGTIDVAIPKLRKGTYFPEWLLERRKRAESALITVVADCYLAGVSTRRMDKLVKTLGIDGLSKSQVSRMAADLDSIVEDFRHRPLGDAGPFTFLTADALTMKVREGGRVINAVVLLATGVNNDGHREVLGMRVATAETGAAWNEFFADLVARGLTGVRLVTSDAHAGLREAIAANLSGTSWQRCRTHYAFNLMSVTPKSMWPAVKAMLHSVYDQPDAAAVQAQFDRLLDYVEAKLPAVHDHLDRARADLLSFTAFPKEIWTQIWSNNPTERLNKEIRRRTDAVGIFPNRDAIVRLVGAVLAEQTDEWAEGRRYLGLDVLARSRMNIVPGVEPEIGADDLPALTA
- the ruvB gene encoding Holliday junction branch migration DNA helicase RuvB; the protein is MPFHEDELAEAEETHLRSITAAEADGDERAVEAALRPRTLDEVVGQARVRDQLGLVLEAARRRGRAPDHVLLSGPPGLGKTTLAMIIAAEMAAPLRLTSGPAITHAGDLAAILSGMNEGEVLFVDEIHRMSRPAEEMLYMAMEDFRVDVIIGKGPGATAIPLDLPPFTLVGATTRAGLLPGPLRDRFGFTAHLEFYEPHELDLIVHRSAGLLGVDLTDEGSAEIASRSRGTPRIANRLLRRVRDYAQVRADGVVTRAVAEAALDLYEVDELGLDRLDRAVLDALCRRFGGGPVGISTLAVAVGEERETVEEVAEPFLVRNGFLARTPRGRIATPAAWEHLGLAVPAAAAGEPALFEE
- a CDS encoding signal peptidase I, yielding MAQVLNWVLILALLGVLTAAVLVPRIAGGTPFTVLTGSMEPGLPPGTLIVTRPTPAEDIRIGEVVTFQIESGKPQVVTHRVIAVRPGPEGRPEFLTQGDANETPDEGWRPAESVRGVLWYSLPKLGYANNVLTGDQRQLAVHGVATALILYALGLFTGEARDRRRTRREPRPARRATH
- the ruvC gene encoding crossover junction endodeoxyribonuclease RuvC, encoding MRVLGIDPGLTRCGMGVVEGSVGRPLSLVDVNVLRTSADRPVAERLVTIEKGVDAWIEEHRPDAVAVERVFARSDVSTVMGTAQASGIAMVCAARRGLPIALHTPSEVKAAVSGNGRADKAQVGAMVTRILRLDAMPKPADAADALALAITHIWRGGAQARIDAALAAAGRNRR
- the yajC gene encoding preprotein translocase subunit YajC, producing the protein MELASLLPLVGIALLFWLLIIRPASRRQKELTRMQSSLKVGDEVVLTSGFLGTIRDLDDDTARIQLAEGVVVTVARGAIGTVTQPGPAAAGEPEEI
- a CDS encoding alternate-type signal peptide domain-containing protein — its product is MNKTAKGALAAGTAAVLLMGGAGSLAYWQSEVKDGAGTVNSGRLSLEQDGAGSWTHNGVAVANPVDVVAVPGDVFVFSGATYVVEAEGDDLAAELSVTPGTATGTLAGVLDVDAVFTLGPDAFTGPATLDEGNDGNVVGVTITVDFPFGSVADNNSQSSTLDLTEYVVTLIQSDAFPTPSPAPAPTTPSPTTPPV
- the pdxT gene encoding pyridoxal 5'-phosphate synthase glutaminase subunit PdxT, with the translated sequence MVPPTIGVLALQGDVREHVRALTDLGARATTVRRPEELAAVDGLVLPGGESTTMARLLRTFELLEPLRARVAGGMPAFGTCAGMILLADRVRDGVAGQESVGGLDVTVRRNAFGRQVDSFETDLDLAGLADPVHAVFIRAPWVEEAGPGVEVLAVAAGHPVAVRQGALLATSFHPEVGGDGRVHRMFVEIAG